From a single Streptomyces misionensis genomic region:
- a CDS encoding CHAD domain-containing protein, whose amino-acid sequence MAQQHLDPTDPTAGVATGDALAGYLRAQATQFLRALRLHRETGGAAGTGEESVDAASALRRSARRISASLHTYRPLLDPAWTESLRPELAWVSGTLALEHAYEARLERLLQALHRLSGAALPGPAAAEGVPAGPGGGPPAAADRASLTVGAAKAGALLDRQLTLARTRAHSTALQALGSSRFHAVADKVAVLASEVPLAPAAPATELHPLAAAAQERLTDAVAALPLLTAGHPYNAEALIHGLSPDPSPHPQDGPWHQVRLLLRLHRYAREVLHGDAPADVRILAAGQALDRHRDASEAAAAAAQAARTPRIAPATAYALGVLHADQRHEVEASRFAFQRAWQKETVEAV is encoded by the coding sequence GTGGCACAGCAACACCTTGACCCGACGGACCCCACGGCCGGTGTGGCGACCGGGGACGCCCTTGCGGGCTATCTGCGCGCCCAGGCCACCCAGTTCCTGCGCGCCCTGAGGCTGCACCGGGAGACCGGCGGCGCCGCGGGCACCGGCGAGGAGTCCGTCGACGCGGCCAGCGCCCTGCGCCGCTCGGCCCGCCGCATCAGCGCCAGCCTGCACACCTACCGCCCGCTCCTCGACCCCGCCTGGACGGAGTCGCTGCGGCCCGAACTGGCCTGGGTGTCCGGCACCTTGGCCCTGGAGCACGCGTACGAGGCGCGTCTGGAGCGGCTGTTGCAGGCGCTGCACCGGCTGTCGGGGGCGGCGCTCCCGGGCCCGGCGGCGGCCGAGGGGGTGCCGGCCGGTCCGGGCGGCGGCCCGCCGGCCGCGGCGGACCGCGCCAGCCTCACCGTCGGCGCCGCCAAGGCCGGTGCGCTGCTGGACCGGCAGCTCACCCTCGCCCGGACCAGGGCCCACTCCACCGCCCTCCAGGCGCTGGGCTCCAGCCGCTTCCACGCCGTCGCCGACAAGGTCGCCGTGCTCGCCAGCGAGGTCCCGCTCGCCCCGGCCGCCCCCGCCACCGAGCTGCACCCCCTCGCCGCCGCGGCGCAGGAGCGGCTGACGGACGCCGTCGCCGCCCTGCCCCTGCTCACCGCGGGTCACCCGTACAACGCGGAGGCCCTGATCCACGGCCTGTCCCCGGACCCGTCCCCGCACCCCCAGGACGGCCCCTGGCACCAGGTCCGCCTGCTGCTGCGCCTGCACCGGTACGCCCGGGAGGTGCTGCACGGCGACGCACCCGCCGACGTGCGGATCCTGGCGGCCGGCCAGGCGCTCGACCGGCACCGCGACGCCTCCGAGGCCGCCGCCGCGGCGGCCCAGGCGGCCCGCACCCCCCGGATCGCCCCCGCGACGGCATACGCTCTCGGCGTGCTCCACGCCGACCAGCGGCACGAGGTGGAGGCGTCCAGGTTCGCGTTCCAGCGGGCCTGGCAGAAGGAGACCGTGGAGGCTGTGTGA
- a CDS encoding RNA degradosome polyphosphate kinase, with product MRPDVPEPSPPPEGPAGNGTTTLPPARSDAPVSPVARKNGFMSQQDTQAEAQAQHPQPPVGSIAAHRPHTVAAAVSDLAPDIDADLDAYEESGAGGAPLPQGRFLDRERSWLAFNERVLELAEDPDTPLLERANFLAIFASNLDEFFMVRVAGLKRRIATGVATRSASGLQPREVLEMIWARSRELMARHAACYHEDVAPALAEEGIHLVRWSELTDKEQARLFTLFRHQIFPVLTPLAVDPAHPFPYISGLSLNLAVVVRNPVSGHKHFARVKVPPLLSRFLESSPGRYVPVEDVIAAHLEELFPGMEVLESHAFRLTRNEDLEVEEDDAENLLQALEKELMRRRFGPPVRLEVEESIDREVLDLLVRELKISEAEVYPLPGPLDLTGLFRIHGLDRPELKYPKFVAGTHRDLAEVESASAPDIFAALRQRDVLLHHPYDSFSTSVQAFLQQAAEDPDVLAIKQTLYRTSGDSPIVDALIDAAESGKQVLVLVEIKARFDEHANIKWAKKLEEAGCHVVYGLVGLKTHCKLSLVVRQEGETLRRYSHVGTGNYHPKTARLYEDLGLLTADPQVGADLSDLFNRLSGYSRRETYRRLLVAPKSLRDGLISRIDKEAQHHRAGRPAFVRIKVNSMVDEAVVDALYRASQAGVPVDVWVRGICAIRPGVPGLSENIRVRSVLGRFLEHSRVFAFGNGGEPEVWIGSADMMHRNLDRRIEALVRVVDPGHRAALNRLLDTGMSDSTASWHLGPDGEWTRHATDADGQPLRNIQEMLIDARRRRRGTATP from the coding sequence ATGAGACCCGACGTGCCAGAGCCTTCGCCGCCCCCCGAGGGTCCCGCGGGGAACGGGACCACGACGCTCCCGCCCGCACGTTCCGACGCGCCCGTGAGCCCGGTCGCGCGGAAGAATGGGTTCATGAGTCAGCAAGACACCCAGGCAGAGGCACAGGCACAGCACCCGCAGCCCCCCGTGGGCTCCATCGCCGCGCACCGCCCGCACACGGTGGCCGCCGCGGTCTCCGACCTGGCACCCGACATCGACGCGGATCTCGACGCGTACGAGGAGTCCGGGGCCGGCGGCGCCCCGCTGCCCCAGGGCCGGTTCCTCGACCGGGAGCGCAGCTGGCTCGCCTTCAACGAACGCGTCCTGGAACTGGCCGAGGACCCGGACACGCCCCTGCTGGAGCGTGCCAACTTCCTCGCGATCTTCGCCAGCAACCTGGACGAGTTCTTCATGGTCCGGGTGGCCGGACTGAAGCGCCGCATCGCCACCGGCGTGGCCACCCGCTCCGCCTCCGGGCTCCAGCCGCGCGAGGTGCTGGAGATGATCTGGGCCCGCTCGCGCGAGTTGATGGCCCGGCACGCCGCCTGCTACCACGAGGACGTCGCCCCCGCGCTCGCCGAGGAGGGCATCCACCTGGTCCGCTGGAGCGAGCTGACCGACAAGGAACAGGCCCGCCTGTTCACGCTGTTCCGGCACCAGATCTTCCCCGTCCTCACCCCGCTGGCCGTCGACCCCGCGCACCCCTTCCCGTACATCTCCGGCCTGTCCCTGAACCTGGCCGTCGTCGTGCGCAACCCGGTCAGCGGCCACAAGCACTTCGCGCGCGTCAAGGTCCCGCCGCTGCTCTCCCGCTTCCTGGAGTCCAGCCCCGGCCGGTACGTCCCCGTCGAGGACGTCATCGCCGCGCACCTGGAAGAGCTGTTCCCGGGCATGGAGGTGCTGGAGAGCCACGCCTTCCGGCTCACCCGCAACGAGGACCTGGAGGTCGAGGAGGACGACGCCGAGAACCTCCTCCAGGCCCTGGAGAAGGAACTCATGCGGCGCCGCTTCGGGCCGCCGGTGCGCCTGGAGGTCGAGGAGTCCATCGACCGCGAGGTGCTCGACCTGCTGGTGCGCGAGCTGAAGATCTCCGAGGCCGAGGTCTACCCGCTGCCCGGCCCGCTCGACCTCACCGGCCTGTTCCGCATCCACGGCCTGGACCGGCCCGAGCTGAAGTACCCCAAGTTCGTCGCGGGCACCCACCGCGACCTCGCCGAGGTCGAGTCCGCCTCCGCGCCGGACATCTTCGCGGCGCTGCGCCAGCGGGACGTGCTGCTGCACCACCCCTACGACAGCTTCTCCACCTCCGTGCAGGCCTTCCTCCAGCAGGCCGCCGAGGACCCGGACGTCCTCGCGATCAAGCAGACCCTGTACCGCACCTCCGGCGACTCCCCGATCGTCGACGCGCTGATAGACGCGGCCGAGTCCGGCAAGCAGGTACTGGTCCTGGTCGAGATCAAGGCCCGCTTCGACGAGCACGCCAACATCAAGTGGGCGAAGAAGCTGGAGGAGGCCGGCTGCCACGTCGTCTACGGCCTGGTCGGCCTGAAGACGCACTGCAAGCTGTCGCTGGTGGTCCGCCAGGAGGGCGAGACCCTGCGCCGCTACAGCCACGTCGGCACCGGCAACTACCACCCCAAGACCGCCCGGCTGTACGAGGACCTCGGCCTGCTCACCGCGGACCCCCAGGTCGGCGCGGACCTCTCCGACCTGTTCAACCGGCTGTCCGGCTACTCCCGCCGGGAGACCTACCGCCGGCTGCTCGTCGCCCCCAAGTCCCTGCGCGACGGCCTGATCTCGCGGATCGACAAGGAGGCCCAGCACCACCGTGCGGGCCGCCCCGCGTTCGTCCGGATCAAGGTCAACTCGATGGTGGACGAGGCGGTCGTCGACGCGCTCTACCGCGCCTCCCAGGCGGGCGTGCCGGTGGACGTCTGGGTCCGCGGCATCTGCGCGATCCGGCCCGGCGTGCCCGGGCTCTCGGAGAACATCCGGGTCCGCTCCGTGCTCGGCCGCTTCCTGGAGCACTCCCGGGTGTTCGCCTTCGGCAACGGCGGCGAGCCCGAGGTGTGGATCGGCAGCGCCGACATGATGCACCGCAACCTCGACCGGCGGATCGAGGCCCTGGTGCGGGTCGTGGACCCCGGCCACCGCGCGGCCCTCAACCGGCTGCTGGACACCGGCATGTCCGACAGCACCGCGTCCTGGCACCTCGGCCCGGACGGCGAGTGGACGCGGCACGCGACCGACGCGGACGGCCAGCCCCTGCGCAACATCCAGGAGATGCTCATAGACGCCCGGAGGCGCCGGCGTGGCACAGCAACACCTTGA
- a CDS encoding ABC transporter ATP-binding protein, whose amino-acid sequence MSSDTALRADALGKRFGRRTGWALRDCAFRLPTGRVCAVVGPNGAGKSTLLALAAGLTAPTEGSLAVLGTTPAEARPRVGYVAQDKPLYPQLTVAETLRMGAALNPERWDPAVAEHVVAGGGLDPAARVRTLSGGQRTRVALALALGKRPELLLLDEPMADLDPLARHDLMGTLMGQAARYGTTIVLSSHVIAELEDSCDHLLLVGGGRIRLAGEIDELLAAHLRISGAAADADLGPHTVVESRVTGRQLSALIRPAGPVADGWRTTAPSLEELVLAHLRSPGAPSLTEERAA is encoded by the coding sequence ATGAGCAGCGACACGGCCCTGCGGGCCGACGCTCTGGGGAAGAGGTTCGGCCGGCGCACCGGCTGGGCCCTGCGGGACTGCGCGTTCCGGCTGCCCACCGGGCGCGTGTGCGCCGTCGTGGGGCCCAACGGAGCCGGCAAGTCCACCCTCCTGGCCCTCGCCGCCGGGCTGACGGCCCCCACCGAAGGCAGCCTCGCCGTCCTCGGCACCACCCCGGCCGAGGCCCGGCCCCGGGTCGGCTACGTCGCCCAGGACAAGCCCCTGTACCCCCAGCTCACCGTCGCCGAGACGCTGCGCATGGGCGCCGCGCTCAACCCCGAGCGCTGGGACCCGGCCGTCGCCGAGCACGTCGTCGCGGGCGGCGGCCTCGACCCCGCGGCCCGCGTCCGCACCCTCTCCGGCGGCCAGCGCACCCGGGTCGCGCTCGCCCTCGCCCTCGGCAAGCGGCCCGAACTGCTGCTCCTGGACGAGCCGATGGCCGACCTCGACCCGCTGGCCCGGCACGACCTGATGGGCACCCTGATGGGGCAGGCCGCCCGGTACGGCACCACGATCGTGCTGTCCTCGCACGTCATCGCGGAGCTGGAGGACTCCTGCGACCACCTGCTGCTGGTCGGCGGCGGTCGGATCCGGCTGGCCGGCGAGATCGACGAACTGCTCGCCGCCCATCTGCGGATCAGCGGCGCCGCCGCGGACGCCGACCTCGGCCCGCACACCGTGGTGGAGTCCCGGGTCACCGGCCGCCAGCTCAGCGCGCTGATCCGGCCGGCCGGACCGGTCGCCGACGGCTGGCGCACCACCGCGCCCTCCCTCGAGGAACTCGTCCTCGCCCATCTGCGCAGCCCCGGCGCACCGAGCCTGACCGAGGAGCGTGCCGCATGA
- a CDS encoding GntR family transcriptional regulator, translating into MVEYRIDRHSGVATYVQIVQQTKQALRLGLLRPGDKLPTAREVVEATAINPNTVLKAYRELEREGLVEARRGLGTFVRRSLGAAPADSPLRAELEEWARRARADGLEWDDVAALFTAVLDKHFQGEPS; encoded by the coding sequence GTGGTCGAATACCGCATCGACCGGCACAGCGGTGTCGCCACCTACGTCCAGATCGTCCAGCAGACCAAACAGGCCCTGCGCCTCGGACTGCTGCGCCCCGGAGACAAGCTGCCGACGGCCCGGGAGGTCGTCGAGGCCACCGCCATCAACCCCAACACCGTCCTCAAGGCCTACCGCGAACTGGAGCGGGAGGGCCTGGTCGAGGCGCGGCGCGGGCTCGGCACCTTCGTCCGCCGGTCGCTGGGCGCCGCCCCGGCCGACTCCCCGCTGCGCGCGGAGCTGGAGGAGTGGGCCCGGCGCGCCCGCGCGGACGGCCTGGAGTGGGACGACGTGGCCGCGCTCTTCACCGCCGTACTCGACAAGCACTTCCAGGGAGAACCGTCATGA
- the mshD gene encoding mycothiol synthase, which translates to MSSDDTVGAFSARSIETLSALTPDQAEAVLTLLGEAARVDGQQPVSEQGRLQLRGGAREGVTHLLLTVDGELAGYAQLEDTDPVEAPAAELVVHPARRGHGHGRALGSALLAASGKRLRVWAHGGHPAARHLAQVLGLTLFRELRQMRRPLTDLELSEPRLPEGVTVRTFVPGKDDSAWLAVNAGAFAHHPEQGSLTQRDLDDRKAQPWFDPAGFFLAERRGELIGFHWTKVHAEEGLGEVYVLGVRPGEQGGGLGKALTAIGLRHLAAQGLPTAMLYVDADNSAAVAVYERLGFGTYETDLMYRTET; encoded by the coding sequence ATGAGCAGCGACGACACCGTAGGGGCCTTCTCGGCCCGCTCCATCGAGACCCTTTCCGCGCTCACCCCGGACCAGGCCGAGGCCGTGCTCACCCTGCTCGGCGAGGCCGCGCGGGTCGACGGGCAGCAGCCGGTGTCCGAGCAGGGCCGGCTGCAACTGCGCGGGGGTGCCCGCGAGGGCGTCACGCATCTGCTGCTGACCGTCGACGGCGAACTCGCCGGTTACGCCCAGCTGGAGGACACCGACCCGGTCGAGGCGCCGGCCGCCGAACTCGTCGTCCACCCCGCGCGCCGGGGGCACGGCCACGGCCGCGCGCTCGGCTCGGCCCTGCTCGCCGCCTCCGGCAAGCGCCTGCGGGTGTGGGCGCACGGCGGACATCCCGCCGCCCGTCATCTCGCCCAGGTCCTCGGCCTCACCCTGTTCCGCGAACTGCGCCAGATGCGGCGGCCGTTGACCGACCTCGAACTGTCCGAGCCGCGGCTGCCGGAGGGCGTGACCGTGCGCACCTTCGTGCCCGGCAAGGACGACAGCGCCTGGCTCGCGGTCAACGCGGGCGCGTTCGCCCACCACCCCGAGCAGGGCTCGCTGACCCAGCGGGACCTGGACGACCGCAAGGCCCAGCCGTGGTTCGACCCGGCCGGGTTCTTCCTCGCCGAGCGGCGCGGGGAGCTGATCGGCTTCCACTGGACCAAGGTGCACGCCGAGGAGGGCCTCGGCGAGGTCTACGTCCTCGGGGTCCGCCCCGGCGAGCAGGGCGGCGGCCTCGGCAAGGCGCTCACCGCCATCGGCCTGCGCCACCTCGCCGCACAGGGCCTGCCGACCGCGATGCTCTACGTCGACGCGGACAACTCGGCCGCGGTGGCGGTGTACGAACGGCTGGGCTTCGGCACCTACGAGACGGACCTGATGTACCGCACCGAAACATGA
- a CDS encoding HAMP domain-containing sensor histidine kinase, which produces MSRLVRRYRSLPIRARLAVLVAAAVAFAVAAVSVTCWFIVQGKLYEQVDNDLRRTAPRPAAETVYNLLSACPQKPADTSPYGVLRSRETVYTQLVKPDGTPCVPSDSAGTVKTTDADRVVVRDAVTHGDGILRNGTDTNGNDVRVLTMPLVIDTNVGPQLYPGAAMMIGVPLKNTEKTLNDLALVLLLVSGVGVLGAGAAGLAVARAGLRPVDKLTEAVEHMARTEDLTIRIPVEEEAEDEVARLSRSFNSMTASLAGSRELQQQLIADAGHELRTPLTSLRTNIELLTRSEETGRPLPPEDRKALLASVKAQMTELASLIGDLQELSRSEGQHGERVQVVSFQDTVEAALRRARLRGPELTITADLEPWFVRGEPSALERAVVNVLDNAVKFSPEGGTVEVRLADGVLTVRDHGPGVPEDELPHVFDRFWRSPGARSLPGSGLGLSIVARTVQQSGGEVALARAEGGGTVVTVRLPGAPVPPPETSAAEVAG; this is translated from the coding sequence GTGAGCCGACTCGTGCGGCGCTACCGTTCGCTGCCGATCAGGGCCCGGCTGGCCGTGCTGGTCGCGGCGGCGGTGGCGTTCGCGGTGGCGGCGGTCTCCGTGACCTGCTGGTTCATCGTGCAGGGCAAGCTGTACGAGCAGGTCGACAACGATCTGCGCAGAACGGCGCCGCGTCCGGCCGCGGAGACGGTGTACAACCTGCTCTCCGCGTGTCCGCAGAAACCGGCCGACACCTCCCCCTACGGCGTCCTGCGGTCCCGCGAGACCGTGTACACCCAGCTGGTGAAGCCGGACGGCACGCCCTGCGTCCCCAGCGACTCCGCGGGCACCGTGAAGACCACCGACGCCGACCGGGTGGTGGTGCGCGACGCCGTCACCCACGGCGACGGCATCCTGCGCAACGGCACCGACACGAACGGCAACGACGTCCGGGTGCTCACCATGCCGCTGGTGATCGACACCAACGTGGGCCCCCAGCTGTACCCCGGTGCGGCGATGATGATCGGCGTCCCGCTCAAGAACACCGAGAAGACCCTCAACGACCTGGCGCTCGTCCTGCTGCTGGTGTCCGGGGTGGGCGTGCTGGGCGCGGGGGCCGCGGGCCTCGCGGTGGCCCGCGCCGGACTGCGCCCGGTGGACAAGCTCACCGAGGCCGTGGAGCACATGGCCCGCACCGAGGACCTGACCATCCGCATCCCGGTGGAGGAGGAGGCCGAGGACGAGGTGGCCCGGCTGTCCCGGTCGTTCAACTCCATGACGGCCTCCCTGGCCGGCTCCCGGGAACTCCAGCAGCAGCTGATCGCGGACGCCGGGCACGAGCTGCGCACCCCGCTGACCTCACTGCGCACCAACATCGAACTGCTCACCCGCAGCGAGGAGACGGGCCGTCCGCTGCCCCCCGAGGACCGCAAGGCGCTGCTGGCCTCGGTGAAGGCGCAGATGACCGAACTCGCCTCCTTGATCGGGGACTTGCAGGAGCTGTCCCGGTCGGAGGGCCAGCACGGCGAGCGGGTCCAGGTGGTCTCCTTCCAGGACACCGTGGAGGCGGCCCTGCGCCGGGCCCGGCTGCGCGGCCCCGAGCTGACCATCACGGCGGACCTGGAGCCCTGGTTCGTGCGCGGGGAGCCGTCCGCGCTGGAGCGGGCCGTGGTGAACGTCCTCGACAACGCGGTGAAGTTCAGCCCCGAGGGCGGCACCGTCGAGGTCCGCCTCGCCGACGGCGTGCTCACCGTCCGCGACCACGGTCCCGGCGTCCCCGAGGACGAACTCCCGCACGTCTTCGACCGGTTCTGGCGCTCCCCCGGCGCCCGCTCGCTGCCCGGCTCCGGCCTCGGCCTGTCCATCGTCGCCCGTACGGTGCAACAGTCCGGCGGCGAGGTCGCCTTGGCCCGGGCGGAGGGCGGCGGCACCGTGGTGACGGTCCGGCTGCCGGGGGCGCCGGTGCCGCCGCCGGAGACGTCCGCGGCCGAGGTGGCCGGTTAG
- a CDS encoding response regulator transcription factor, with translation MSPAEGDRDTQRILIVDDEPAVREALQRSLAFEGYDTEVAVDGADALEKAAAYKPDLVVLDIQMPRMDGLTAARRIRGGGDTLPILMLTARDTVGDRVTGLDAGADDYLVKPFELDELFARIRALLRRSSYAAAVSPQAQADEALSFGDLRMNLATREVTRGGRQVELTRTEFTLLEMFMAHPRQVLTREQILKAVWGFDFEPSSNSLDVYVMYLRRKTEAGGEPRLVHTVRGVGYVLRQGGAE, from the coding sequence ATGAGCCCCGCCGAAGGCGACCGTGACACCCAGCGCATCCTGATCGTCGACGACGAGCCGGCCGTACGCGAGGCGCTCCAGCGCAGTCTCGCCTTCGAGGGGTACGACACCGAGGTCGCCGTCGACGGCGCGGACGCGCTGGAGAAGGCCGCGGCGTACAAGCCGGACCTGGTCGTCCTCGACATCCAGATGCCCCGGATGGACGGTCTGACGGCGGCCCGCCGCATCCGGGGCGGCGGGGACACCCTGCCGATCCTCATGCTCACCGCCCGCGACACGGTCGGCGACCGGGTGACCGGCCTGGACGCGGGCGCCGACGACTACCTGGTCAAGCCCTTCGAGCTGGACGAGCTGTTCGCCCGGATCCGCGCCCTGCTGCGGCGCAGCTCCTACGCGGCGGCCGTCTCGCCCCAGGCCCAGGCGGACGAGGCCCTCAGCTTCGGCGACCTGCGCATGAACCTGGCGACCCGCGAGGTGACCCGGGGCGGCCGGCAGGTCGAACTGACCCGCACCGAGTTCACGCTCCTGGAGATGTTCATGGCGCACCCGCGCCAGGTGCTCACCCGCGAGCAGATCCTCAAGGCGGTGTGGGGCTTCGACTTCGAGCCGTCCTCCAACTCGCTCGACGTCTACGTGATGTACCTGCGGCGCAAGACCGAGGCGGGCGGGGAGCCCCGGCTGGTGCACACCGTGCGGGGCGTCGGCTACGTCCTGCGGCAGGGCGGCGCCGAGTGA
- a CDS encoding S1C family serine protease, with amino-acid sequence MTESLRRSGEYEYDSQQYGYSAPVNPEWPPPPPYEPAATAPLPAPEPPARKRTRGPVALLAAVAIVAAAVGGATAYGFQELTGKDAVTATGTSTNAVPAGKRGDVAAIAAAVSPSVVEINATLANGSSTGSGVIISGNGEIVTNNHVIAGAQSVKVRTSDGHAYTADVVGTDRSKDLALIKLEGASGLKAANLGNSAGVQVGDSVVAIGSPEGLTGTVTSGIVSALDRDVTVPTDESQGQGTGGDGQWPFQFGGRQFNGDTGSSTTTYKAIQTDASLNPGNSGGALIDAAGNIIGINSAMYSSSQQQSSSSDAGSIGLGFAIPVNTVKADLAKLRSGGQN; translated from the coding sequence ATGACCGAGAGCCTCCGCCGCAGCGGCGAGTACGAGTACGACAGTCAGCAGTACGGCTACTCCGCTCCCGTGAACCCCGAGTGGCCGCCCCCGCCGCCGTACGAGCCGGCGGCGACGGCCCCCCTGCCGGCCCCCGAGCCGCCGGCGCGGAAGCGCACCCGCGGTCCCGTCGCCCTCCTCGCGGCGGTCGCCATCGTCGCTGCGGCGGTCGGCGGCGCCACCGCGTACGGCTTCCAGGAGCTGACCGGCAAGGACGCCGTGACCGCCACCGGGACCAGCACCAACGCGGTGCCGGCCGGCAAGCGGGGCGACGTCGCCGCGATCGCGGCCGCGGTCAGCCCGAGCGTGGTGGAGATCAACGCCACCCTCGCCAACGGCTCCTCCACCGGCTCCGGCGTGATCATCTCCGGCAACGGCGAGATCGTCACCAACAACCACGTGATCGCGGGCGCTCAGTCGGTCAAGGTCCGCACCAGCGACGGCCACGCCTACACCGCCGACGTCGTCGGCACCGACCGCTCCAAGGACCTCGCGCTGATCAAGCTGGAGGGTGCCTCCGGGCTGAAGGCGGCGAACCTCGGCAACTCCGCGGGCGTGCAGGTCGGCGACTCGGTCGTGGCGATCGGCTCCCCCGAGGGCCTGACCGGCACCGTCACCAGCGGCATCGTCTCCGCGCTCGACCGGGACGTCACCGTGCCCACCGACGAGAGCCAGGGGCAGGGCACGGGCGGCGACGGTCAGTGGCCGTTCCAGTTCGGCGGCCGCCAGTTCAACGGCGACACCGGCTCGTCCACCACCACCTACAAGGCGATCCAGACGGACGCCTCCCTCAACCCCGGCAACTCGGGCGGCGCGTTGATCGACGCGGCCGGGAACATCATCGGCATCAACTCCGCGATGTACTCGTCGAGCCAGCAGCAGTCCTCGTCCTCGGACGCGGGCAGCATCGGCCTCGGCTTCGCGATCCCCGTCAACACGGTCAAGGCCGACCTGGCCAAGCTGCGGTCGGGCGGGCAGAACTAG
- a CDS encoding LacI family DNA-binding transcriptional regulator: MAKVTRDDVARLAGTSTAVVSYVINNGPRPVAPATRERVLAAIKELGYRPDRVAQAMASRRTDLIGLIIPDARQPFFGEMAHAVEQAASERGKMVLVGNTDYVSEREVHYLRAFLGMRVSGLILVSHALNDLAAAEIDAWDARVVLLHERPEAIDDVAVVTDDLGGAQLAVRHLLEHGHPYVACMGGTADTPAVGDPVSDHVEGWKRAMAEAGLSTEGRLFEAPYNRYDAYRVALDILSGPRRPPAIFCSTDDQAIGVLRAARELRIDVPRELAVAGFDDIKEAAFADPPLTTVASDRSAMARAAVDLVLDDGLRVAGSRRERLKTFPSRLVVRASCGCGA; the protein is encoded by the coding sequence GTGGCCAAGGTGACTCGGGATGATGTGGCGCGGCTGGCGGGGACCTCCACCGCCGTCGTCAGCTATGTCATCAACAACGGACCCCGGCCGGTCGCCCCGGCAACGCGCGAGCGTGTCCTCGCCGCGATCAAGGAGCTGGGCTACCGCCCCGACCGGGTCGCCCAGGCGATGGCGTCGCGGCGCACCGACCTCATAGGGCTGATCATCCCGGACGCCCGCCAGCCCTTCTTCGGGGAGATGGCGCACGCCGTGGAGCAGGCCGCCTCCGAGCGCGGCAAGATGGTCCTGGTCGGCAACACCGACTACGTCAGCGAGCGCGAGGTCCACTATCTGCGCGCCTTCCTCGGCATGCGGGTCTCCGGACTGATCCTGGTCAGCCACGCGCTGAACGACCTCGCCGCCGCCGAGATCGACGCCTGGGACGCCCGGGTGGTGCTGCTGCACGAGCGCCCCGAGGCGATCGACGACGTGGCGGTGGTGACGGACGACCTCGGCGGCGCCCAGCTCGCCGTGCGCCACCTGCTGGAGCACGGCCACCCGTACGTCGCCTGCATGGGCGGCACCGCGGACACCCCCGCCGTCGGCGACCCGGTCTCCGACCACGTCGAGGGCTGGAAGCGGGCCATGGCGGAGGCGGGCCTGAGCACCGAGGGTCGGCTGTTCGAGGCCCCGTACAACCGCTACGACGCCTACCGGGTGGCGCTGGACATCCTGTCCGGGCCCCGGCGGCCCCCGGCGATCTTCTGCTCCACCGACGACCAGGCGATCGGCGTGCTGCGGGCCGCGCGGGAGCTGCGCATCGACGTGCCCCGGGAGCTGGCGGTGGCCGGCTTCGACGACATCAAGGAGGCCGCGTTCGCGGACCCGCCGCTGACCACGGTCGCCTCGGACCGCTCGGCGATGGCCCGGGCGGCGGTCGACCTGGTGCTGGACGACGGGCTGCGGGTGGCCGGGTCCCGGCGCGAGCGGCTGAAGACGTTCCCCTCCCGTCTGGTGGTGCGCGCCTCCTGCGGCTGCGGGGCCTGA
- a CDS encoding response regulator transcription factor, with translation MSSLLLLTNALQPSTEVLPALGLLLHNVRVAPAEGPALVDTPGADVILVDGRRDLPQVRSLCQLLRSTGPGCPLVLVVTEGGLAAVTADWGIDDVLLDTAGPAEVEARLRLALGRQQLTHDDSPMEIRNGDLSVDEATYSAKLKGRVLDLTFKEFELLKYLAQHPGRVFTRAQLLQEVWGYDYFGGTRTVDVHVRRLRAKLGPEHESLIGTVRNVGYRFVTPEKGERSEEKGKAEAKRAKADNSDASTAPADAQVHADA, from the coding sequence ATGAGTTCTCTGCTGCTCCTGACCAACGCCCTCCAGCCGTCGACAGAAGTCCTGCCCGCCCTCGGCCTGCTGTTGCACAACGTCCGGGTGGCCCCCGCCGAGGGGCCGGCCCTGGTCGACACCCCCGGCGCCGACGTCATCCTCGTCGACGGCCGCCGCGACCTGCCGCAGGTGCGCAGCCTGTGCCAGCTGCTGCGCTCCACCGGCCCCGGCTGTCCCCTGGTCCTCGTGGTCACCGAGGGCGGGCTCGCCGCCGTCACCGCCGACTGGGGCATCGACGACGTGCTGCTCGACACGGCGGGGCCGGCCGAGGTGGAGGCGCGGCTGCGGCTCGCCCTGGGACGCCAGCAGCTCACCCACGACGACTCCCCCATGGAGATCCGCAACGGCGACCTGTCCGTGGACGAGGCGACCTACTCCGCCAAGCTCAAGGGCCGCGTCCTCGATCTCACCTTCAAGGAGTTCGAGCTGCTGAAGTACCTCGCCCAGCACCCGGGCCGGGTCTTCACCCGGGCCCAGCTGCTCCAGGAGGTGTGGGGCTACGACTACTTCGGCGGCACCCGGACGGTCGACGTGCACGTACGGCGGCTGCGGGCCAAGCTCGGCCCGGAGCACGAGTCGCTGATCGGCACCGTACGGAACGTCGGTTACCGATTCGTTACCCCGGAGAAGGGGGAGCGGAGCGAGGAGAAGGGCAAGGCCGAGGCGAAGCGGGCGAAGGCGGACAACAGCGATGCATCCACCGCCCCGGCGGACGCCCAGGTGCACGCGGACGCCTGA